A single genomic interval of Malania oleifera isolate guangnan ecotype guangnan chromosome 11, ASM2987363v1, whole genome shotgun sequence harbors:
- the LOC131167973 gene encoding uncharacterized protein LOC131167973, with the protein MSTPTPFSGLKYSDSLAVVGISMVTAVICEAISWLLIYRTTSYKSLRSSIDKASKKLETMKTSETSKAAKKSSKTKKIDRVESSLKESTRDLSLFKFKSGAVVALVLFAVFGLLNSLFEGKAVAKLPFVPAAIVRKMSHRGLQGGDYTDCSMAFLYFLCSISIRTNLQKFLGFAPPRGTAGAGLFPMPDPKTN; encoded by the coding sequence ATGTCGACGCCGACGCCGTTTTCCGGCCTCAAGTACTCCGACAGCCTTGCCGTGGTCGGCATTTCAATGGTCACGGCGGTGATATGCGAGGCTATCTCGTGGCTTCTCATCTATCGCACCACTTCCTACAAATCCCTGCGATCTTCCATCGACAAAGCTTCGAAAAAACTCGAGACCATGAAGACTTCCGAGACCTCCAAGGCCGCGAAGAAGTCCTCGAAGACCAAAAAGATCGACCGTGTGGAGAGCAGTCTCAAGGAGTCCACTCGAGATCTCTCCCTCTTCAAGTTCAAGTCCGGCGCCGTCGTCGCCCTCGTCCTATTCGCCGTCTTCGGCCTCCTCAATTCGCTTTTCGAGGGGAAGGCCGTTGCTAAATTGCCCTTCGTTCCGGCGGCGATCGTCCGCAAAATGAGCCACCGGGGGCTGCAGGGGGGTGATTACACCGACTGCTCAATGGCGTTCTTGTATTTCCTCTGCTCCATCAGTATACGCACGAATCTGCAGAAGTTCCTGGGGTTCGCGCCGCCGAGAGGGACCGCTGGAGCCGGGCTCTTCCCCATGCCGGATCCAAAAACGAACTGA